The proteins below come from a single Desulfitobacterium metallireducens DSM 15288 genomic window:
- a CDS encoding type II toxin-antitoxin system PemK/MazF family toxin: protein MIIKRGEIYYAELNPVVGSEQGGTRPVLVIQNDIGNQFSPTTIIAAITSQIAKAKLPTHVEVRAKRSGLERDSVILTEQIRTIDKSRLKEKVAVLDEEVMLRVDQAIEISLGLTDI from the coding sequence ATGATTATAAAGCGCGGGGAAATTTACTACGCAGAACTTAACCCCGTCGTCGGCTCCGAGCAAGGCGGAACACGTCCCGTCTTGGTGATTCAAAATGATATCGGAAATCAGTTTAGTCCGACGACTATCATTGCGGCGATCACTTCTCAGATTGCGAAAGCTAAACTCCCCACTCATGTTGAAGTTCGTGCAAAACGGAGTGGACTCGAACGAGATTCAGTTATTTTAACCGAGCAAATTCGGACCATTGATAAAAGTCGTTTAAAAGAGAAAGTAGCAGTGCTGGACGAAGAAGTTATGCTGAGAGTAGATCAAGCGATTGAAATTAGTTTGGGATTAACGGATATCTGA